The genomic segment TACAACAGTGTTATTAACTCACATCCTACTTTGCTGtagaattaaattaaagaacTTGAAGAAGTGGGCAGCGTTCCTTAAAGTCCAGTCCTGATAGCCTCACAGATCCAGGgtgcaaaaatgtatttcttatgCATTTGATCCCACCAACTGGTTCCAGGTGATATttcaaaactataaaaaaaaaaaaacaaaaaaaaaactaaacactgcACTCTAGTTACAGAGATGCAGTCACAGAGCTCTTGTGAGCTCTCTATTGGAAGTAATATGTGGCTCTCGTCCTGCACCTCCTCTTCCTGATGGATTGAGTGATGGTAGCTGATGCTGTGCGACCGAGGAGGTTGACTGTTTATGCCTCCAGCTCAAAGTCAAAGTACTGTGGGTCAAAGTAATGAATCCTGACATATCCGtcctctcctccactgctgTAACTGTAGACAATAACCACAGCAGGAGAAATACGTCAGTGACAACATAGAACAGTGCATTTTGAAAGCACACTGATCTCTTACCTCTTGCCATCAGGGTGGAACGCCACACAGTTGATAGGGCCGAAGTGTCCTTTAACCCTGCCAAACTCCTCTTCATAGGCAGCATGGAAGAACCTAAGGAGAGAAGATGTATGTAGATTAGCTCCTCTACGCAACACACAGAGGTATTATAGTAAATGTGATTTGTGTGAAGTTGGTTGCCATTTAGTATCGAACTCAACATGTGAGCTGGAAACAAAACCACAGGTGTAAAGTCAGGTTTTCTTTCTTCACCCGTGATCAACCCATGACCTCACCTCGCCTCGAACTTGCCGATCCTGGTGGATGTAGTGGTGACCTCCATGGCTTCCTGTCCACCTCCCATTACCACCTGAATCCCAAACAGCAAACAAGggtcaaagatgtttttttttttttcctccacaacaTTAAATAAGGAAGTATAAAATGATCAGCTGCTCTGCGTATGTGCTGTGGAAGTCTATTACGTGATCCATGATGGGGGAGATAGCAGCAGAGTTGACTGGTCTCTCTGTCTTGAAAGTCTTGATGTGATCCAGAGAAGTGGAGTCGAACAGCTAAgaggaaacaacacaaccacCACTCAAGGACAGGTTGACAAACAGCAAGCAGTCAAAGTTTATTTAACCAGGGACTGCTGGTATCAAGGCTCGGCCCCAATAAGAAAGTAACTGAAATGGCATTACAGCTAACTGAACTAATTTTAGTCACATGTAATTGTTCAACAATAATGccaaaatgtttacttttctaTTATGCCTTTATAATCAATATAACAATGTGATAGCCCACATATTCAAAACAGATAACTGTCAAGACCTTCAGAGTAAGAGTGTCTTCAAACATTTCTTGGAAGAGAACCTTCCCTCTGAACACCTATTCCACATATTGCATCCATTCAACACTTTAGTATGCACTCCTTCACCTGATCCTTGCACTGACTGAAAAGATGTGTTACTCAGTACCTACTGCACTGAAAGAGGACTGTGTGCTGACCTTGGCTGTGTTGTCCTTTGAGGCACTGATGAACATGGTGAGATCTACTGATGTCTGAATGTCATTGATCTGCTTGGTGTGCTCCTTGGCTTTCTTCAGGATCTCCCCAGACTGcataaatgacacaaacattAGGATATTCAATTAGAAGCATAACTCCAAAACGGCAATATGCAGGCAAATGATATTGGTCCCACTCGAAACAGATAATTTTTTACCAGGTTTTCTGAAATGAGTAACAATTAAATTTCACCGTACTTTGGCGCTGAACTGGTTGATCTCTCCGTTTTCATGGCCTGCAATGACAAACTCTCCCAGAGGTCCCCACACAGCGCTGGTGATCTTGTAATCACTGCAGGGTATGGACAAGTATGGCTGGTTGTCATCTGTAGAGCCAAACAGATATTCTGTCATTAAACCAGCTAGAGGAGCCATATTCCTGCTAATATTCTCCAACAGGGTAACTGCCTACAGGTATTTCATAGGTAATTCATAAAGGAACATCTACACTGACAATTGTCCATAAATTGGCATCAAGATTTATCCTATTGCAATGTTTTTAAGCATGAGCCAACATTTGATAGCTGGGAAAAGAACGATATATGTGcattaattacttttttccaGTTCATTCCAGTTTAACAAAAATCTTACACATAACACTAATAAATGCTGGATGTGTCTACTCCAACGCTGAGTTGAACGCTTCAAGGTACAACAATGAAAGCTACCGCCAGAGTGAAAACACTGTGTTGTGGTATGTACCAATCTGCTGTGGATCCCTCAGGTCAAAGAAGTTCAGGTAACACTGGTAACCCATCTGCTTGTCTGTGGAGAACATGATGATGTTGCCACTGAAGTCAAAGCCGCACGTTCTGACTGCAGAGTTGGTGTGGAGCAGGGCCAGCTGTTTACCTGTGCAGCACAGAGACACGGGTTGCAGCTGAATGTTCACAAACGCCATCTGAACTGCAGATTTCGAGCACTTGCTAAGACAATGAAGTCTCACTGTCTAACGTAAAACCCACACCTCACTGTGTTCACCTACCGGTCTCACAGTCCCACAGTCTACAACTGTTGTCTGCTGATCCCGTCAACACGTTTTTAGTGTCCCCTGAGAGAGGACTTGTCAAGGAGCCCAACATATCCGACGTCAGCTAGCACAGCTACAGACACAGCTCCACTGGACAATGGCACATTAAATGATTGGGACAGAACAAACACAAGTGTCTTTTTGAAGAGGATACAGTCACAGTCGACACACCAGACTGCTCCTGTGTGTCCATTGTAGGTGCCGAGCCTTTCACCATTGACAGAGTACCACACGTTGGCTACCTGTGATGGGAAACAATGCAGACGTACCAAATCAGACAATGGTGACAATGATGCCTGTAGGAGTCAGAGCACATCTTGAGCACCAACCCACCGTGTCTTTAGCGACAGAGAACAGCAGGTCCCCTTCTCTGTTGTATTTGATTTGAGTGATGGACCTCTCATGGCCCTGGAGCAGGATGGGTTTCTGAGGAGGAGTAATGGACGTTAACGAAAACTCATCAGCAGCTGTCAACAATGTATACGAGTAGGAATCCGTGTTTCAAAGAGTTACCCTTTAGATATGGAGGCTGTGACTAATGCTCGTAAATCACGCTATAGTTTGTTTATATCTAGAAAAACCTAGCTTCATCGCCTGCATCATCCAGCTAGCCAGCTAGCTCTCATTTCCCTGAACAGTGGCTCGCCCGAAAGCTAAGCTAACGGTTAGCTAAACAGTTGTGCTAGCTAAGCCGGAGCTAACAGCGTTGACAAGACTTGGAACCTCTTTCCAGTGAAAATAGAACTTGCGGCAAATATACGACAGAGGAAACCACTTACCATTTTTGTCAGCTTTGTGTTGTCGCTTTGTCCAGTATGTCCACTATGCCTCCcgtaaagagagaaaagatgaacaCTCGTGCTTCAGGCGCCCGGAGCCGCGGCGGAAAAGGGATGTGACGTACTTCCGGCGCGAAACGGCAACATGGCGTCAGCGCGCCACCTACCGATTACAGTAACATTACAGTCCTCAAAATAATCTTCAATCTGGAAACCCCTTTTCTTCCAGTTTCCTCAaatttaaccccccccccaccccaaatgTTGTCTTCTCTTTGATTGCCTGAGCTAGTCTGACTGCACTTCTAACATCCACAAAAAGACGTGCAAGAGCATAATTATATAACTCAATGTAAGATGATAAAATTTACCCCCCAAAGACAAATTTGGTCTAACGAGGAACAAATATGAAACTTGGAACACGTTATAAGCTTGACTTGAAAAAACAGGGGTACAATTTGAAATTGTCAAACTGAAACATGCTTTCAATGAACTAATCAAACACATGCTGttacatattttattgaacAAGAAACAAAATATACATAGCCAGATAAAAGTActgcaaaagacaaaaaaggaaacatctttGGTTCCTTCTCATGGTCAATGAACCTCCATATCTGACAGAACTGGAGATATAATGAATCTGTCCTGTAGGACAATGGAAGAAATTAGGTAGTTTTGCCATTGATATTCAAGTTGAAAATCACCTGTCTTTCTTACTGATGCTACATATTAAGTAATACATAAGAAACTGACATATTTTGGAGTAAAACTACTGTTCGGCATTCCAATAacattttctcagatttttcctCCTTATCCCCACTCAGTTCATTATGCTTTTAAAAGCATCTGGGAGATGCACAGACAACTGAAAGTAGCTCCACAAACAAGGCTtcaacttcagaaaaaaaataagactgtTGCTGTGAGATATGTATTCTGTTTATACAGTACATCCATGCAGGACAGTGGATATTATGAGTATACATTCTCAGCTAAGTGCTTTTCAGTTCAGACTGCCACAGAATAAACCAAGAGGCAAGCATTGCATAGAGGCCCTTGAACATTCTCTTGTTAAAACCTGATTACAAACTACTGCAATTACCAGGGCTGGGAGGACACAATCTTAGCAATGTAACCACACAGCATCCACACCAAAACATTAAGAGTAAGGGGAGTAAGGTGATCATCATTCCACGGTTGTAGGCAGACTGACAAACAAGTATAACAAAATTAAGGGCTAATTGGACCAGGAAGGGTAGGAATCAAGTTTGCCATAAAGTAGCACATTTATAAATGGtctaaattaataaaaactcAACTGATTTATTTCCACAATAGTGTGCTGCAGGATAGATACATATCAATATCAAAGATTATGGTTGAGACAATAAAtacagtccaaaaaaaaaaaatcactaactGATCATTTTGGGCAACACAGATGTTATTAAGAGTTGTGAAGACATCAACccttcacccacacacacacacacacacaatcattcaACCTCTGAGGATTCCTCTTTCAATGCACCCAAGCAGCAGTGTTATTTATCCTGTCAAGCAGTTCTATGGTTGATGCAAGTCAGCAAGGGAATGTGTAGTAAAACACAGTAAATCAGTCAGTACATTTACATACCCACTATTGATCTAGCACATAAACAGTTTTGCCTTTTGGCAAGTTTTTAAAGTTGGGCAAAGATTTACAGTGTTGCATAATGCATTCATCTTCCAAATGACTGATATGTATACACTGTCTATGTATGTGTAATATCTGTGTATCTGGGAATTCATTAGcgaaaggcttttattttgtgaatgaataaatgaataaaatcatttatcaaTCCACAAAAGAAAGACCTTAAGTCCTCCATATCGTTCTTTGTTAAGAAATGTCCTGTAGGCTGCAAAACATGCTGATGGAAATCAATATACGATTCCTAAAAAATCTGATTATAGTAGACAATTGGCTTATCAGAAAGCCAATCGATATGTTAACTAAATAATTCACAGTAATTCACTCACaatgtgcatgtaaatgttCTGACAGATGAGGCACAATCTTCTCTTCACCTTAGAAAGCCTGCACAGGATAGTGAATGGAAACTAGTTTCTTCCTCCATTAAATGTTGATCAGATATTCTCCTTGAGCTGTGGCTTTCCAATCTGCTTCTGGACCAATGCTCACCATCAGCTTCTTCAAGCAGAGGAGTAGCAACTTGCAGGCTGGTGGCTTATCTTTTGGTGGCTTGATGCTGGGAGTGGGGTGGGAAGAAGCAGGGAAGTTTGATGTAAGCAGCGTAGCTTCACTGCTGCGTGCTGACATTCTGAACATTTGCCTCTTCTAGAAGGGGATCGGTGTCCAGTTCTGGGTCACAGTGACATGAGTGGGAGCAAGGGGACGTGTCTGGAGGAGGGCAGGTGGCAGGCTCCAGCAGAGAGTCCGTGGGTGGTGGAGAGGGGGAGTCAGTCCCTGGATCGGATGTGGGAGCTCCTGTAGTGCTGCCTTGCTGACCGCTGAGGTTCTGAACCTTTTTGTTGAGCTCGTTTCGTTCAACTTTGAGAGCCCGCCGCAGCTTCTCCAGCCGCTGGACTTTACCCTGAAGAGCCTCAAACTCCCGGTCACGTACAGCTTTCTGTagacaaaaatgcaaatgataTAAAAACGTCTTTATGCTTGTGTTATTCCAATAGACAGGTTTTAAAAGCTGTATGCTCTTTATTGTTATCTATTTATTTGTAGAGCACTGAGCACCAAAATTACTGGTACAAAGTGTTTAACaaagaattatttttatttattatcccTACTATATAAAAATCATTGACTTTGATAGAagattttgaatttattttattcttttgcacCACATATTCATCAAACATTGAAAGTAAGCATAGCTGAGAGTAAGAAGCTCATAGAATGTTACTTCATTAACATTACTTTTCAACTTATTGTTtatctgaataaaaatattttttacattggTTGTTTTCCTGGACTGGCTTTGTTTTTGGGATGTTTTTGGTTAAAATTTAGTGGGACCATCCAGGAGATGCCCATTGAGATCTTGGTGTCCAATAAGTAATAACCTGGTGAGACATTAAATAGTTCTAAAACCAAAAACTGCTTTACCTCCTCTGCCATCTCCAGGAGAGCCTTGTTGCTGCTTTCCCACCGGGATCGATACATGGCCGTCTCCTTCTCCAGCTTTTTGATCTTTTTAGtcatctgggggggggggggaaaaaaaaaaaaaaatttgactaTCACAgcctgaaaaaaataacaactcCTCATTGACAGCCACAATATTGGCCGACACCTCACCTTCTCCATCTCCTGTTTGAAAGTGGTGAAGACTTCATTGCTCTTGGATAAAGTTGTCTGGAATTCTTCAAACTTCTCTGTGTAAAGTGACAACTggaaaataacacacatttGATCATATgaagacactgaaaaacaaatgtcttcaATGTGAAGGCTATCGCACTTGAGtgaaaatttaaagaaattagaaaaaggaCTGGCGGCAAACCTGCTGTTTCAGGTGAACTTCCTGCTGCTTCATTAGCTCACACATCCTCTGAGACTCGACAGCTTCTTTCAGGAGCTAAGGAAATGGCATCAGACACATGGTGGTTACATTCCTGTATAACGGCAAGACGAAACCCCATCctcatgatgtgtgtgtatgtgtggatcATTACAAAGTCTTTCTCTCTATCGTGGCGTTCCTCTGACTCCTTTAGCAACTCTTGGGCCTGATGTAGCTTGGCGTCCACCAGCTGTTGCTGAAGATCTTTGTGCTTCACCACTTTGTCTATGTGCTGGTGAAAGTTGGACATGGTTAACAATGCCTATATTTTCAGTATGAATGGCGTATATTGGCATGATAACGTGTTataagaatgaaataaaattaaatgaatttgaGGAAACTTGCATGCTGCTCttacagagagaaaatactGGCCACTCACCTCTTCCCTCAGCTTGTATTGCTCATACAGCTTCTTCAGTTTCTCAGCCAGCTCTGTGTTCTCCTGTCGGAGGCTGGCGTTCCTTTCATTGTGCTGCTCCATCTGAGTCTGGATGTCGTTCAGAGTTACCTGGAAATGAGAGGTcacttctttccttttctcctcctccagacgTGTTCTTTGCACCCCTTCATCCTGCAGAGGGGGAATATGGCAAATTGAAGTTATGGTTAGGAAAATGCTGTAGAGATTTTAGTCTTCTAATAAGCCTCCACTGACCACTGCTTATCAAACATTtgtcttggaaaaaaataaaaaataaaataaagaaataaattgccTGAAAACGCTTGCTttataaaatcagattttcaagATAATCAAATGAATTGATGAATATATAAAAGCTGCACTGTAGAGACGGTCTTCTTGCAGGTGGTCACTTATCAGCTATATTCACAATAACTAATCTTAATGTGTACCTTGAGTGTGCGgttgtgtctctgcagctcccTGCAGAGGCTCTCCAGCTTGCTGCGAGCCAGGATGGCCTTGCTGTGCTCATTCCTCAGGTTGTCTTTCTCTTGGACAAGTTGGTTCTGCTTTTTCTGTAGCactctcatctgtttctgggtgtTGCGGTGCTCTTCCAGCTGTAACAAATACACATCAAATAAGATCAAGCTGATCTTGACTTTGCTGTATACTCTGGCATTTTCCAAACACTCCTTTAATGTAGTGGTGTAttgtaaaattgtgttttgaaGTTACATTGTATTGATTTGTTTGACTTCTCAACCATTAAGGTATattttgctgctctgtttctcatttcatacacatgcaaacaaaaagtCTGTCTTGTAAAACTAGATGCACAAGTGAAGTCAATATATAAACTTCTTGCAGACCCGGAAGAATTCTGGTAATCATTTCCAGAGTTGCAGAAACACCCTAACATGTATTGAGGTATGTAAGAAAAAGCTGTGTGCCTTGACTCATGAGGTAAGAAGAGcaattctttttcttatttttc from the Echeneis naucrates chromosome 11, fEcheNa1.1, whole genome shotgun sequence genome contains:
- the txlna gene encoding alpha-taxilin gives rise to the protein MIKQDADESATQGSEDSPPTAGRAESPTAAKDSSESNSPKESEPQTPQTDTPPQGEEATCEVAAAALSQCDMAEELSRQLEDILSTYCRESISDDASTLPNGQSYSPELNGLTNEREDVKSEKGKVNRGDSGVEKEHKKTEERKKVKGLGKEITLLMQTLNTLSTPEEKLAGLCKKYAELLEEHRNTQKQMRVLQKKQNQLVQEKDNLRNEHSKAILARSKLESLCRELQRHNRTLKDEGVQRTRLEEEKRKEVTSHFQVTLNDIQTQMEQHNERNASLRQENTELAEKLKKLYEQYKLREEHIDKVVKHKDLQQQLVDAKLHQAQELLKESEERHDREKDFLLKEAVESQRMCELMKQQEVHLKQQLSLYTEKFEEFQTTLSKSNEVFTTFKQEMEKMTKKIKKLEKETAMYRSRWESSNKALLEMAEEKAVRDREFEALQGKVQRLEKLRRALKVERNELNKKVQNLSGQQGSTTGAPTSDPGTDSPSPPPTDSLLEPATCPPPDTSPCSHSCHCDPELDTDPLLEEANVQNVSTQQ
- the eif3i gene encoding eukaryotic translation initiation factor 3 subunit I codes for the protein MKPILLQGHERSITQIKYNREGDLLFSVAKDTVANVWYSVNGERLGTYNGHTGAVWCVDCDWDTKNVLTGSADNSCRLWDCETGKQLALLHTNSAVRTCGFDFSGNIIMFSTDKQMGYQCYLNFFDLRDPQQIDDNQPYLSIPCSDYKITSAVWGPLGEFVIAGHENGEINQFSAKSGEILKKAKEHTKQINDIQTSVDLTMFISASKDNTAKLFDSTSLDHIKTFKTERPVNSAAISPIMDHVVMGGGQEAMEVTTTSTRIGKFEARFFHAAYEEEFGRVKGHFGPINCVAFHPDGKSYSSGGEDGYVRIHYFDPQYFDFELEA